The Puntigrus tetrazona isolate hp1 chromosome 4, ASM1883169v1, whole genome shotgun sequence genome includes a window with the following:
- the LOC122342869 gene encoding uncharacterized protein LOC122342869, whose translation MAELEELKREFAEMQRRLAEQAGALDHARSEQREALSLAKAVIEQQASTRATPATIYVPREHKLADFTGSTKPGDGGVEEWILSMKSAFRVMKVPEEDQVELIKPHLKGEARDTVRFMLTEGDNSVESIFKLLQETYGDKVPIGTRLKDFYDRKQAPAETIRAYAYDLRERLYKVKRREPGRVPDEEGVLKEQLVLGLRDDLLRREMKRRIKEEQSLTFAQLMQDAITWSEEEEAQPESILKPPVRAKAAVHTTVATGDTSSPLTLEKLPTQ comes from the coding sequence ATGGCAGAACTGGAGGAGTTGAAGAGGGAGTTTGCTGAGATGCAAAGGAGGTTAGCGGAGCAAGCTGGAGCTTTGGATCATGCCAGATCGGAACAGCGAGAAGCTTTGTCATTGGCAAAAGCTGTAATAGAGCAGCAAGCCTCCACTCGTGCTACCCCAGCAACAATTTACGTTCCAAGAGAGCACAAACTCGCTGACTTCACTGGTTCCACCAAGCCTGGAGACGGAGGAGTAGAGGAGTGGATTCTTTCCATGAAATCAGCGTTCCGTGTGATGAAAGTACCAGAGGAAGATCAGGTGGAGCTGATTAAACCGCATTTAAAAGGAGAAGCTAGAGATACCGTGAGGTTCATGCTGACGGAGGGGGATAACAGTGTGGAGTCTATCTTCAAACTGTTACAAGAAACCTATGGAGACAAGGTTCCTATCGGCACAAGATTAAAGGACTTTTATGATCGGAAGCAAGCACCTGCTGAAACTATACGTGCTTACGCTTATGACTTACGAGAAAGACTTTACAAGGTGAAGCGCAGAGAGCCTGGTCGCGTTCCAGATGAAGAGGGTGTTCTGAAGGAGCAGTTGGTCCTGGGATTAAGGGATGATTTATTAAGGAGAGAAATGAAGCGAAGGATCAAGGAAGAGCAAAGTCTGACTTTTGCACAGTTGATGCAGGACGCAATCACCTggtctgaggaggaggaggcacagccagaaagtattttaaaaccCCCAGTGCGTGCAAAGGCTGCAGTTCACACTACTGTGGCGACTGGCGACACTTCATCTCCGCTGACATTGGAGAAATTGCCGACGCAATAG